From a single Cytophagia bacterium CHB2 genomic region:
- a CDS encoding nuclear transport factor 2 family protein, producing the protein MKRIALFAFIAFVPYSCGLAQMRSQAPDEHSQNEQEIRDAFSQFSDAFVKADTVVLRSLLADDYVHTNVNGGVLDKTRWLAFAKTRHQDLKSGKVKIDTYRNDDLRIRVYGNTAVVTGLNTTNGFRDGKEWKMNLRFTNVWVKREGRWQRVAFHDSDAAPQ; encoded by the coding sequence ATGAAAAGAATCGCCTTGTTTGCTTTTATTGCGTTCGTGCCGTACTCTTGCGGCCTCGCGCAAATGCGCAGTCAGGCACCAGATGAGCATTCACAGAACGAGCAGGAAATCCGCGATGCTTTCTCGCAGTTCTCCGATGCATTTGTGAAGGCCGATACCGTCGTTCTTCGCAGTCTGCTCGCAGATGATTACGTTCACACCAATGTCAACGGCGGCGTGCTTGATAAAACGCGCTGGCTGGCTTTCGCCAAAACCCGCCACCAGGATTTGAAATCCGGAAAAGTGAAGATCGATACGTATCGCAATGATGATCTTCGCATTCGAGTTTATGGCAACACCGCCGTCGTGACGGGGTTAAACACGACTAACGGCTTTCGCGATGGCAAGGAATGGAAAATGAATTTGCGCTTCACCAACGTCTGGGTGAAACGAGAGGGCCGCTGGCAGCGCGTGGCTTTTCATGATTCCGACGCCGCGCCACAATAA
- a CDS encoding DUF4350 domain-containing protein — translation MTQRLFCFFLLILLAAGRAQQVADTTFNPPIAKPAYPTGSGPVVMLDEAHFNFHTATGRYLSFAQLLRRDGYVVYASASRFTKESLGKGKILVIANALAEVNQASWTLPNPSAFADDEIAAVREWVREGGALLLIADHMPFAGAAEKLGAAFGIRFSNCFAMFAEQSQGALFVFRRSNGALAEHPIINGRTRDERIDSLMTFTGSAFQVDGSAQSLLVLDSSQRLLLPQTAWQFTAETPRLPATGWLQGATLKFGKGRVAVFGEAAMFSAQLAGANRTPVGMNSPNAPQNYRFLLNVMHWLSGLLD, via the coding sequence ATGACCCAACGTTTGTTTTGCTTTTTCCTTCTCATTTTGCTCGCTGCGGGTCGGGCGCAACAAGTTGCCGACACCACATTCAATCCTCCCATTGCAAAACCCGCCTATCCGACTGGCAGCGGCCCGGTCGTTATGCTGGATGAAGCACATTTCAATTTCCACACCGCGACCGGGCGTTATCTATCCTTTGCGCAATTGCTGCGCCGTGATGGCTATGTCGTGTACGCCTCGGCTTCGCGCTTCACCAAAGAAAGCTTGGGCAAAGGGAAAATACTCGTCATCGCCAATGCTTTGGCCGAGGTGAATCAGGCGAGTTGGACGCTGCCCAATCCCTCCGCTTTTGCTGATGATGAAATCGCAGCCGTGCGCGAATGGGTACGCGAAGGCGGCGCGTTGTTGCTGATCGCGGATCACATGCCGTTTGCCGGCGCGGCAGAAAAACTCGGCGCGGCCTTCGGCATTCGTTTCAGCAATTGCTTTGCAATGTTCGCCGAACAATCTCAAGGCGCGCTCTTTGTTTTTCGCCGGTCGAATGGCGCGCTCGCCGAGCATCCCATTATTAACGGCAGAACACGCGACGAGCGCATCGATTCGCTGATGACGTTTACCGGATCCGCATTCCAAGTGGATGGCAGCGCCCAATCGTTGCTCGTGCTCGATTCATCGCAGCGGTTACTGCTGCCCCAAACGGCGTGGCAGTTCACCGCCGAAACGCCGCGTCTCCCGGCGACAGGCTGGCTGCAAGGCGCAACGCTGAAATTTGGCAAAGGCCGCGTCGCCGTGTTCGGCGAGGCCGCGATGTTCTCCGCGCAGCTCGCCGGTGCCAATCGCACACCGGTGGGAATGAACTCCCCGAATGCGCCGCAGAATTATCGTTTCTTGCTGAATGTGATGCACTGGCTTTCCGGGTTGCTGGATTAG
- a CDS encoding Glu/Leu/Phe/Val dehydrogenase has translation MKAFEIMESMGHEQVMLCCDEAAGYRALIAIHSTRLGPAVGGTRLWPYASDEEAFIDALRLSRGMTYKSALAGLPFGGGKAVIIGDGKTVDRERLFRVHGRFVETLGGRYITAEDVGTSTLDMDIVRLETKYVAGLAARSGDPSPWTAHGVFRAMQAAAHYRWHSENLSGKTVALQGCGNVGYCLAKELHEAGAKLIVTDLSAERVQRVVNEFGATAVKPETIYHVAADIFAPCALGAVLNDETIPRLQAEIIAGAANNQLREAQHGAALQERGILYVPDYVTNAGGIINGCIEMLDWEPAQALKKVNAIYDTALDIFALAQQQGIATSEAADRLAEQRLR, from the coding sequence ATGAAAGCCTTCGAAATAATGGAATCCATGGGGCACGAGCAGGTGATGCTCTGCTGCGATGAAGCTGCCGGCTATCGCGCCCTCATCGCCATTCACAGCACCAGGCTCGGCCCGGCGGTTGGCGGCACCAGGTTGTGGCCGTATGCCAGCGACGAAGAAGCCTTCATCGATGCGCTGCGTTTGTCGCGCGGTATGACGTATAAATCCGCGCTTGCAGGTTTGCCTTTTGGCGGCGGCAAGGCGGTGATTATCGGCGACGGCAAAACCGTGGACCGCGAAAGACTGTTTCGCGTGCACGGACGTTTTGTGGAAACGCTCGGCGGCCGCTACATTACTGCGGAAGATGTCGGCACGAGCACGCTGGACATGGACATCGTGCGTTTGGAAACCAAATACGTTGCCGGCCTCGCCGCACGCTCGGGCGATCCCTCACCGTGGACGGCGCACGGCGTGTTTCGCGCCATGCAAGCCGCGGCGCACTATCGTTGGCATTCCGAAAATCTCTCCGGCAAAACCGTTGCGCTGCAAGGTTGCGGCAATGTCGGGTATTGTCTCGCGAAAGAGCTGCACGAAGCCGGCGCCAAGCTGATTGTGACGGACCTCTCCGCCGAGCGCGTGCAGCGCGTCGTGAACGAATTCGGCGCGACCGCGGTGAAGCCAGAGACAATTTACCACGTCGCTGCTGATATTTTCGCGCCGTGTGCTCTCGGTGCAGTTCTCAATGATGAAACGATTCCACGACTCCAGGCCGAAATCATTGCCGGCGCCGCCAATAATCAATTGCGTGAAGCCCAGCATGGCGCAGCTCTGCAGGAACGCGGTATTCTCTATGTGCCCGATTATGTCACCAATGCCGGCGGCATCATTAACGGTTGCATCGAGATGCTCGACTGGGAACCGGCGCAGGCGTTGAAAAAAGTGAATGCCATTTATGACACCGCGCTGGATATTTTCGCGCTGGCGCAGCAGCAAGGCATTGCCACTTCGGAAGCAGCGGATCGGTTGGCGGAGCAGCGCTTACGATGA